Proteins found in one Desulfovibrio legallii genomic segment:
- a CDS encoding DUF1353 domain-containing protein → MSAEAKTLFSGTALGLSGPLRVEILPNGMTARLTQPFRVRTGAGRIIEVPAGFETDFASVPRLFWRVVPPWGRYSPAAVVHDYLYHTGKVSRLAADRLFLELMAALGVPLWKRQVMYWAVRLGGWLAWDASRKREAEHA, encoded by the coding sequence ATGAGCGCCGAAGCCAAGACCCTGTTTTCCGGCACCGCGCTGGGTCTCTCCGGGCCGCTTCGGGTGGAGATCCTGCCCAATGGAATGACCGCAAGGCTGACCCAGCCGTTCCGTGTCCGCACCGGCGCTGGCCGCATCATCGAAGTGCCCGCCGGGTTCGAGACCGACTTCGCCTCGGTGCCGCGCCTGTTCTGGCGCGTGGTGCCGCCCTGGGGACGATATTCCCCGGCGGCCGTCGTTCACGACTATCTCTACCACACCGGCAAGGTCTCGCGGCTTGCGGCCGACCGCCTCTTTCTCGAACTGATGGCGGCTTTGGGCGTGCCTCTGTGGAAAAGGCAGGTCATGTATTGGGCGGTTCGCCTGGGCGGCTGGCTGGCCTGGGACGCCAGTCGAAAGCGTGAGGCGGAGCATGCTTGA
- a CDS encoding YcbK family protein, which translates to MGDLSKNFNRSEFACKGTNCCGHSAAVHPDLVDALQTLRDRIGKPLSITSGFRCNRHNKAVGGAEQSFHTLGMAVDVSCPAGVSPEELAVIAEEIPLFREGGIGVYASWVHLDVRQSGKARWRS; encoded by the coding sequence ATGGGTGATCTCAGCAAGAATTTCAACCGTTCGGAATTCGCCTGCAAAGGCACGAACTGCTGCGGCCATTCGGCTGCGGTCCATCCCGACCTGGTCGACGCCCTGCAGACGCTGCGCGACCGCATCGGCAAACCGCTGTCCATCACCAGCGGCTTCCGTTGCAACCGGCACAACAAGGCGGTGGGTGGCGCGGAACAGAGTTTTCACACGCTGGGCATGGCGGTCGACGTGAGCTGTCCCGCAGGCGTTTCGCCCGAGGAACTGGCGGTCATCGCCGAGGAGATTCCACTCTTCCGCGAAGGCGGCATCGGCGTCTATGCCTCCTGGGTCCATCTCGACGTGCGTCAGTCGGGCAAGGCGAGGTGGAGGTCATGA